One genomic region from Prevotella sp. Rep29 encodes:
- a CDS encoding DUF3316 domain-containing protein — MKNKWIFLLLTIPLWTFAQSEKGNPNDWHGASGTRVVNGTNVKMLGIGVGNILDTYISPEKYKGLDLRYISMTDRQSNRHKHISYRTVHQGEFNYTHNRADNNNELGGLYNFQYAVHYNWSLFSNQLQVHAGGGIDASLGFLYNTRNQNNPAQARLSVNLAPSAGIRYEMWAFKKHCHLNYDVQFPLVGVMFSPNYGQSYYEIFNEGNYDHNIVPTTIVSTPSFRHMLSFDFPVAKTWVRIGYYGDYQQAKVNNLKYHNYSHMIVIGIVKNFSLTHLLP, encoded by the coding sequence ATGAAGAATAAATGGATTTTTCTGCTGCTCACCATTCCGCTGTGGACTTTCGCACAGAGCGAGAAGGGCAATCCCAATGACTGGCACGGTGCATCGGGCACTCGGGTAGTCAACGGAACCAATGTGAAAATGTTGGGAATAGGCGTGGGAAATATCCTGGACACTTACATCTCGCCCGAGAAATACAAGGGACTGGACCTGCGCTATATCTCCATGACCGACCGGCAGAGCAACCGTCATAAGCACATCTCCTATCGGACGGTCCATCAGGGGGAATTCAACTACACCCACAACCGTGCCGACAACAACAACGAACTGGGCGGCTTGTACAACTTCCAGTATGCCGTGCACTACAACTGGAGCCTGTTCAGCAACCAGCTGCAGGTGCATGCGGGTGGTGGCATCGATGCCAGTCTCGGCTTTCTCTATAACACCCGCAACCAGAACAACCCCGCTCAGGCACGCCTCTCCGTCAATCTCGCACCATCGGCAGGCATCCGCTACGAGATGTGGGCATTTAAGAAACACTGCCACCTGAACTACGACGTGCAGTTTCCGCTCGTCGGCGTGATGTTCTCACCCAACTACGGACAGTCTTACTACGAGATTTTCAACGAGGGAAACTACGACCACAACATCGTGCCGACCACTATCGTGAGCACCCCCTCGTTCCGACACATGCTCTCTTTCGACTTCCCCGTGGCAAAGACATGGGTGCGCATCGGCTACTACGGCGACTATCAGCAGGCGAAGGTGAACAACCTGAAATATCATAACTACAGCCACATGATTGTCATCGGTATCGTCAAAAACTTCTCCCTAACCCATCTGCTCCCATGA
- a CDS encoding S41 family peptidase produces MKKILYLLLCLTFPLASCIDEDEFPDTPHGNFEALWKIMDEHYCFFDYKKQTLGVDWNEVYARYSRQFDDGMTEHQQFEVLSNMLSELRDGHVNLYSSFDMARNWSWHEDYPKNFSDTLQRHYLGTDYLIATGLRYKILDDNIGYIYCGSFANDFGSGNLDDILNYMLTCNALIIDVRNNGGGMITSAEKLAARFTNKEILVGYMQHKKGKGHNDFSKMEEQRLKPSTGLRWHKKVCVLTNRSVFSAANEFVKYMKCCPNVIVVGDRTGGGAGMPFSSELPGGWSVRFSACPMYDVNKQVTEFGIDPDHRVDMLQADQLRNEDTIIEYARRLLRE; encoded by the coding sequence ATGAAAAAGATTCTATACCTCCTGTTATGCCTGACTTTCCCCCTCGCCTCGTGCATCGACGAGGACGAATTTCCCGACACACCGCACGGAAATTTCGAAGCGTTGTGGAAAATCATGGACGAGCACTACTGCTTTTTCGATTATAAAAAGCAAACGCTGGGCGTGGATTGGAACGAGGTCTATGCGCGCTATTCCCGCCAGTTCGATGACGGAATGACAGAACATCAGCAGTTTGAAGTGCTGAGCAACATGCTCTCAGAACTGCGCGACGGGCACGTCAATCTCTATTCCTCCTTCGACATGGCACGCAACTGGTCGTGGCACGAAGACTATCCCAAGAACTTCTCCGACACCCTCCAGCGCCATTACCTCGGAACCGACTATCTCATAGCGACGGGACTGCGCTACAAGATACTCGACGACAACATCGGGTATATCTATTGCGGGTCGTTCGCCAACGACTTCGGGTCGGGCAATCTCGACGACATCCTCAACTATATGCTCACCTGCAACGCGTTGATTATTGACGTGCGCAACAACGGTGGCGGAATGATTACCTCTGCCGAGAAACTCGCGGCACGCTTCACCAACAAAGAGATACTCGTGGGATACATGCAGCATAAGAAAGGAAAAGGACACAACGACTTCTCGAAGATGGAGGAGCAGCGCCTGAAACCCTCCACTGGACTGCGATGGCACAAGAAGGTGTGTGTGCTGACCAACCGCTCGGTGTTCAGCGCAGCCAACGAGTTCGTCAAATACATGAAATGCTGTCCCAACGTCATCGTCGTAGGCGACCGCACGGGTGGCGGCGCCGGTATGCCGTTCTCCAGCGAGCTGCCCGGCGGATGGAGTGTACGCTTCTCTGCCTGTCCGATGTACGACGTTAACAAACAGGTGACGGAGTTCGGCATCGACCCCGACCATCGGGTAGATATGCTGCAGGCAGACCAGCTGCGCAATGAAGACACCATCATCGAATATGCCCGCCGCCTGCTGAGGGAATAG
- a CDS encoding DNA gyrase/topoisomerase IV subunit A, translating to MDENIEEMPQQEEEARSDYRPGNKFDASAVRHLSGMYETWFLDYASYVILERAVPHISDGLKPVQRRILHSMKRMDDGRYNKVANIVGHTMQFHPHGDASIGDALVQMGQKDLLVDTQGNWGNILTGSSAAAPRYIEARLSKFALDVVFNPKTTDWKMSYDGRNKEPITLPVKFPLLLAQGAEGIAVGLSSKILPHNFNELCDAAIKSLRGEEFELYPDFPTGGSIDVSKYNGGQRGGSLKVRAKIEKLDQKTLVIREIPFSKTSESLIESITKAIEKGKIKARKVEDLTAASVEIQIHLAPGISSDKTIDALYAFTDCEINISPNCCVIEDNKPKFLTVSDVLKKSAEQTKRLLKRELEIRKDELLEQLHFASLEKIFIEERIYKGEPFENAPTVDAACEYIDERLTPFYPQMIREVTKDDILRLLEIKMQRILKFNSDKADEAIAKMKAEVKGINRDLAHMTDVAVKWFEYVREKYGADHPRQTEIKNFDTIEAVKVVEANEKLYINRQEGFIGTALKRDEFVCNCSDIDDIIIFYKDGKYKVVRIADKLFVGKNIVHLQVFKKNDKRTIYNVVYRDGKQGTYFIKRFFVSSITRDREYDVTQGTPGSKIVYMTANPNGEAEVIKAIFDPAANRKRPFVLKDFSEVPIKGRISKGNILSKYPLTRVGLKSHGHSTLGGRKVWYDPDVNRLNYDEHGLLLGEFNEDDSILIVLKNGDFYITNFDVNNHYEDNIERIEKYDKDKVWTAVLFDADNKNQLYAKRFLMEATKRHQNWFSDNPESKLLYLSDRPYPRIRVNFGGNDVFRTPMEIELEQFVGIKGFKAHGKRVTAWNVDYIEELEPTRFPEPPAQEEQPAEETEEADEETVNIPVSDEPNGEHNEQNTQLSLFPDEE from the coding sequence ATGGATGAAAATATAGAAGAAATGCCTCAGCAGGAGGAAGAAGCAAGAAGTGATTATCGCCCGGGAAATAAGTTTGATGCATCAGCCGTCCGTCATTTGAGTGGAATGTATGAGACTTGGTTCTTGGATTACGCCAGTTACGTTATCCTCGAGCGTGCCGTACCCCATATCAGCGACGGACTGAAACCCGTGCAGCGACGCATCCTGCATTCGATGAAACGGATGGATGACGGGCGCTATAACAAGGTGGCGAACATCGTCGGACATACCATGCAGTTCCACCCCCACGGCGATGCCTCAATAGGCGACGCCTTGGTGCAGATGGGACAGAAAGACCTGCTGGTGGATACGCAGGGAAACTGGGGAAACATCCTGACGGGTTCGAGTGCCGCTGCTCCACGATACATCGAGGCACGGCTGTCGAAATTCGCTTTGGACGTGGTGTTCAATCCGAAGACCACCGACTGGAAAATGTCGTACGACGGGCGCAACAAAGAGCCTATCACCCTGCCCGTGAAGTTCCCGTTGCTGCTGGCTCAGGGAGCCGAAGGCATTGCCGTCGGACTCTCGTCAAAGATTCTTCCGCACAATTTCAACGAACTTTGCGACGCGGCGATTAAAAGTCTGCGTGGCGAAGAGTTTGAACTCTATCCGGATTTCCCCACAGGCGGTTCTATCGATGTGTCGAAATACAATGGCGGACAGCGTGGCGGCAGTCTGAAGGTGCGTGCCAAGATAGAAAAACTCGACCAGAAGACACTCGTCATACGCGAAATACCTTTCTCAAAAACGTCAGAGTCACTGATAGAGAGCATCACCAAAGCCATAGAGAAAGGTAAAATCAAGGCACGCAAGGTGGAAGACCTCACCGCCGCCAGCGTCGAGATACAGATACACCTCGCACCGGGCATCTCGAGCGACAAAACGATTGATGCGCTCTATGCCTTCACTGACTGCGAAATCAATATCTCGCCGAACTGCTGCGTGATAGAAGACAACAAACCGAAGTTCCTGACCGTCAGCGACGTGCTGAAGAAATCGGCAGAACAGACGAAGCGGCTCCTCAAGCGCGAACTGGAGATTCGGAAAGACGAATTGCTCGAGCAACTCCATTTCGCTTCATTGGAAAAAATATTCATTGAGGAGCGTATCTATAAAGGCGAACCTTTCGAGAACGCACCGACCGTCGATGCTGCCTGCGAATATATCGACGAGCGGCTGACACCGTTCTATCCGCAGATGATTCGCGAGGTGACCAAGGACGATATCCTGCGGTTGCTGGAAATCAAGATGCAGCGCATTCTCAAGTTCAACAGCGACAAGGCTGACGAAGCCATCGCAAAGATGAAGGCAGAGGTGAAGGGCATCAACCGCGACCTGGCACACATGACGGACGTGGCGGTGAAGTGGTTCGAATATGTCAGGGAGAAATATGGAGCCGACCATCCACGGCAGACGGAAATCAAGAACTTCGACACGATTGAGGCGGTAAAGGTGGTTGAGGCAAACGAAAAACTCTATATCAACCGCCAGGAGGGATTCATCGGAACGGCACTCAAACGCGACGAGTTCGTCTGCAACTGCTCCGACATCGATGACATTATTATATTTTATAAGGACGGAAAATACAAGGTGGTGCGTATAGCCGACAAGCTGTTTGTTGGGAAAAACATCGTGCATCTGCAGGTGTTCAAGAAAAACGACAAGCGCACAATCTACAACGTGGTCTATCGCGATGGCAAGCAGGGAACGTATTTCATCAAGCGCTTCTTCGTCTCGTCCATCACCCGCGACCGCGAATACGATGTCACACAGGGCACACCAGGCTCGAAAATCGTCTATATGACCGCCAATCCGAACGGCGAGGCGGAAGTGATCAAAGCCATTTTCGATCCCGCTGCAAACCGCAAGCGCCCGTTCGTCTTGAAAGACTTCTCCGAAGTTCCCATCAAGGGGCGCATCTCTAAGGGAAACATACTGAGTAAATATCCGCTGACACGCGTCGGACTGAAGAGTCATGGTCATTCCACGCTCGGAGGACGCAAGGTGTGGTATGACCCCGACGTGAACCGTCTGAACTACGACGAGCACGGACTGCTGCTCGGAGAATTCAACGAAGACGACTCCATCCTGATTGTCCTGAAGAACGGCGACTTCTATATCACCAACTTCGATGTGAACAACCATTATGAAGACAACATCGAGCGCATCGAGAAATATGATAAGGACAAGGTATGGACAGCCGTCCTGTTCGATGCCGACAACAAGAACCAACTCTATGCCAAGCGCTTCCTGATGGAGGCAACCAAGCGCCACCAGAACTGGTTCAGCGACAATCCTGAGTCGAAACTCCTCTATCTGAGCGATCGTCCCTATCCTCGCATTCGGGTGAATTTCGGCGGCAATGATGTGTTCCGCACACCGATGGAGATAGAGCTGGAGCAGTTCGTCGGCATAAAAGGATTCAAGGCACACGGCAAACGTGTGACTGCCTGGAACGTGGACTATATCGAAGAACTGGAGCCGACCCGCTTCCCGGAGCCACCAGCGCAGGAGGAACAGCCGGCGGAGGAAACTGAAGAGGCGGATGAGGAGACTGTGAACATACCCGTTTCGGACGAACCGAACGGTGAACATAACGAACAGAATACACAACTAAGTCTTTTCCCTGATGAAGAATAA